The following proteins are encoded in a genomic region of Bosea beijingensis:
- the phnL gene encoding phosphonate C-P lyase system protein PhnL, whose translation MTTMIQVENVAKTFTLHNQGGACLPVFDNVNFHVEAGEALVLAGASGAGKSSLLRILYGNYRPTSGAIRITHAGRPVDIVAAVPRTVLDIRRRTLGFVSQFLRVIPRVSTLDIVRDPLLARGATPDTATERAKAMLARLNLPERLWNLAPATFSGGEQQRVNIARSFVDPSAIMLIDEPTASLDAANRDVVVDLIAEARAAGSAIVGIFHDEAVRERVATRYLDITAFRKA comes from the coding sequence ATGACCACGATGATTCAGGTCGAGAACGTCGCCAAGACCTTCACCCTGCACAACCAGGGCGGAGCGTGTCTGCCCGTCTTCGACAACGTCAATTTCCACGTCGAGGCCGGCGAGGCGCTGGTGCTGGCCGGCGCGTCCGGCGCCGGCAAGTCGAGCCTGCTGCGCATCCTCTACGGCAACTACAGGCCTACGAGCGGCGCTATCCGCATCACCCATGCCGGCCGCCCCGTCGACATCGTCGCCGCCGTCCCGCGCACCGTGCTCGACATCCGCCGCCGCACGCTCGGCTTCGTCTCGCAGTTCCTGCGCGTCATCCCGCGCGTCTCGACGCTCGATATCGTGCGCGACCCCTTGCTGGCACGCGGCGCCACACCTGACACGGCGACCGAGCGCGCCAAGGCCATGCTCGCCCGGCTCAATCTGCCGGAGCGGCTGTGGAACCTCGCCCCCGCAACCTTCTCCGGCGGCGAGCAGCAGCGCGTCAACATCGCCCGCTCCTTCGTCGATCCCTCCGCGATCATGCTGATCGACGAGCCGACCGCCTCGCTCGATGCCGCCAACCGCGACGTCGTCGTCGATCTCATCGCCGAGGCGCGCGCCGCCGGCTCCGCCATCGTTGGAATTTTCCATGACGAGGCGGTTCGCGAACGCGTCGCGACGCGCTATCTCGACATCACCGCTTTCCGGAAGGCCTGA